The following are encoded in a window of Rhodothermales bacterium genomic DNA:
- the lipB gene encoding lipoyl(octanoyl) transferase LipB, with product MPEHVIVCRLGRVPYAPAWDLQKRLQAVLVAAKRAEPARRIPHVMLEVEHPPVFTLGKSGNRDHLLASETELEERGATFYHIDRGGDITFHGPGQFVGYPILDLDRFSPDIHLYLRNLEEAIIRTCADFGVVCDRVPGRTGVWLPADARAGERKICAMGIRCSRWVTMHGFALNMNTDLSFFSHIVPCGIVNRDVTSLAWETGAAVDETAVASAVEAHLFNLLGATIEVHSEAAAIDALTDFLGTELPEPLAEALHSR from the coding sequence ATGCCCGAACACGTCATCGTTTGCCGGCTCGGGCGCGTGCCTTACGCGCCGGCCTGGGATCTGCAGAAGCGGCTCCAGGCGGTTCTGGTGGCGGCGAAGCGCGCCGAGCCGGCGCGGCGCATCCCGCATGTGATGCTGGAAGTGGAGCATCCCCCCGTGTTCACGCTGGGCAAAAGCGGCAACCGCGATCATCTGCTGGCGAGCGAGACGGAGCTGGAGGAGCGCGGCGCGACGTTTTACCACATCGATCGCGGCGGCGATATCACCTTTCATGGCCCCGGCCAATTCGTCGGCTATCCCATTCTGGATCTCGACCGGTTTTCGCCCGACATCCATCTGTATCTGCGCAATCTGGAGGAAGCCATCATCCGGACGTGCGCCGACTTCGGGGTCGTTTGCGACCGGGTGCCGGGCCGGACGGGCGTTTGGCTGCCGGCGGATGCGCGGGCCGGCGAACGCAAGATCTGCGCGATGGGCATCCGGTGCAGTCGCTGGGTGACCATGCACGGCTTCGCGCTCAACATGAACACCGACCTGTCCTTCTTCTCCCACATCGTGCCGTGCGGCATCGTCAACCGGGACGTGACGTCGCTGGCGTGGGAAACCGGGGCAGCGGTCGACGAGACGGCCGTCGCTTCCGCCGTTGAGGCCCATCTCTTCAACCTGCTCGGAGCGACGATCGAAGTGCACAGCGAAGCCGCGGCGATCGACGCGTTGACCGATTTCCTGGGTACGGAGCTTCCGGAGCCCCTCGCCGAGGCGCTCCATTCACGGTAA
- a CDS encoding DUF423 domain-containing protein gives MAATGAVLAGLAVAAGAFGAHALGDVVTAARLATFETAARYLMYHALALIAVGWMLRDGASAGLLWAARLFLLGMLLFSGSLFALVLLDRSMLGIITPFGGVAFMAGWVTLAVTLWRK, from the coding sequence GTGGCTGCGACAGGTGCTGTACTGGCAGGTCTGGCCGTCGCGGCGGGCGCATTCGGCGCGCACGCGCTGGGCGATGTGGTGACGGCAGCCCGGCTCGCGACCTTCGAGACGGCCGCGCGGTACCTCATGTATCACGCCCTGGCCCTGATCGCGGTCGGGTGGATGCTGCGTGACGGGGCGTCCGCCGGCCTCCTGTGGGCCGCGCGGCTTTTCCTCCTGGGGATGCTCCTGTTCTCCGGCAGCCTGTTCGCGCTGGTGCTCCTCGACCGGTCCATGCTGGGCATCATCACGCCCTTTGGAGGCGTGGCCTTCATGGCCGGCTGGGTGACGCTCGCGGTTACGCTCTGGCGGAAGTGA
- a CDS encoding choice-of-anchor V domain-containing protein: protein MKRLALAPLVIAILFFPIIAHTEKDGAEARRTGAPGNDTCATSGCHDDGTPNSGPGSVTVTTPDRFEPGDTLNLTVTVAETGRSVFGFQVTVKKASNFGNTGRLLLAPNTKFSDAIGDYVTHSKVLESTDSGSWTLKWVAPDTSPGDIIIYAAGIASNGSGTRFGDRVYTTSTTVPVRVGIEDVDPLPAFALDSAYPNPAVSSTTIAFSVERPEPLTLALYDAQGRRVHQESLGTPAAGPHQHVLTPDGLPSGVYFYELSTPTRKVSKPLLVLR, encoded by the coding sequence ATGAAACGACTTGCTTTAGCGCCCCTCGTTATCGCCATTCTTTTTTTCCCGATCATCGCCCATACGGAGAAGGACGGCGCCGAGGCCCGGCGGACCGGCGCCCCCGGGAACGACACCTGCGCCACCAGCGGCTGTCACGACGATGGCACCCCCAATTCAGGCCCCGGCTCCGTTACGGTAACGACGCCGGATCGTTTTGAACCGGGTGACACGCTCAACCTCACCGTGACGGTCGCCGAGACGGGGCGCAGTGTCTTCGGCTTTCAGGTCACCGTCAAGAAGGCGAGCAACTTCGGCAACACGGGCCGGCTCCTCCTCGCCCCCAATACCAAATTCTCGGACGCCATCGGCGACTACGTGACCCACAGCAAGGTGCTCGAGAGCACCGATTCGGGGTCGTGGACGCTCAAATGGGTGGCGCCGGATACCAGCCCCGGAGACATCATCATCTATGCGGCCGGCATCGCCTCCAACGGCAGCGGCACGCGTTTCGGCGACCGGGTGTACACGACCAGCACGACGGTGCCGGTTCGCGTCGGCATCGAGGACGTTGACCCGCTTCCTGCCTTCGCGCTGGATTCGGCCTATCCCAACCCCGCAGTCTCGTCGACAACGATCGCCTTCTCCGTCGAACGCCCCGAACCGCTTACCCTCGCGCTCTACGACGCGCAGGGCCGGCGCGTGCATCAGGAGTCGCTGGGCACGCCGGCGGCCGGGCCTCACCAGCATGTGCTGACGCCCGACGGGCTGCCTTCAGGCGTATACTTCTACGAATTGAGCACGCCGACCCGCAAGGTCAGCAAGCCGCTCCTCGTGCTGCGTTGA
- the rsfS gene encoding ribosome silencing factor: protein MPSKKTELIPKRTPEKKRRTPAPVHQLAAIAVEAILSKKGEDVVIMDMRSVSGVADLFVLCTGTSDLQIKAIVDAVRESVKEQTEERPWHVEGYAGLQWVLLDYVDLVVHVFSPEKRSFYDLERLWGDAPMEKVADDAVEGVKIALLEEIAQAAS, encoded by the coding sequence ATGCCTTCTAAAAAGACCGAACTGATCCCGAAACGAACGCCGGAAAAGAAACGCCGGACGCCCGCACCGGTCCATCAACTCGCCGCCATCGCCGTCGAGGCGATCCTCTCGAAAAAGGGGGAGGACGTCGTCATCATGGACATGCGGTCCGTCAGCGGCGTCGCCGATCTGTTCGTGCTGTGCACCGGGACGTCGGATCTGCAGATCAAGGCCATCGTCGATGCCGTGCGCGAGAGCGTGAAGGAGCAGACGGAGGAACGCCCGTGGCACGTGGAGGGCTACGCCGGCTTGCAGTGGGTGTTGCTCGATTATGTCGACCTGGTCGTGCACGTCTTCTCGCCCGAGAAGCGGTCCTTCTACGACCTCGAGCGCCTCTGGGGCGACGCGCCGATGGAGAAGGTCGCCGACGATGCCGTGGAAGGCGTCAAGATCGCCTTGCTCGAAGAGATCGCACAGGCGGCGTCGTGA
- a CDS encoding LytR C-terminal domain-containing protein: MADQATPPAKAPQGALNVSLVVLGGAALILVYALVTRIIFPAADPIREENPGHLVGPVLQIEVRNGCGVAGLASTMTSFLRHRGFDVVEVGDLPPFDQEYSIVYDRVGDLDAAKKLANAIGISEERVLQDIKPQEYLDATVIIGRDYATLKPFQE, encoded by the coding sequence ATGGCCGATCAAGCTACACCCCCCGCCAAAGCCCCTCAGGGCGCGCTCAACGTCTCGCTCGTCGTCCTCGGCGGAGCCGCGCTGATCCTGGTCTACGCGCTGGTCACCCGGATCATCTTCCCCGCCGCCGATCCGATCCGCGAAGAAAATCCGGGCCATCTGGTCGGGCCGGTGCTCCAGATCGAAGTCCGCAACGGGTGCGGCGTGGCCGGCCTGGCTTCCACCATGACGAGCTTTTTGCGGCATCGCGGGTTCGATGTGGTCGAAGTGGGCGATTTGCCGCCATTCGATCAGGAATATTCGATCGTCTACGATCGGGTCGGCGACCTCGACGCCGCCAAAAAACTTGCCAACGCCATCGGGATTTCCGAAGAGCGGGTGCTTCAGGATATCAAGCCCCAGGAATACCTCGATGCCACCGTGATCATAGGCCGTGATTACGCCACGCTCAAGCCTTTTCAAGAGTAA
- the tsaD gene encoding tRNA (adenosine(37)-N6)-threonylcarbamoyltransferase complex transferase subunit TsaD — MPAEPLILGIESSCDDTAAAVARGPALLSSVISSQWIHTQYGGVVPELASRAHQRLIVPIVETALRDAGVTQTDLDAVAVTYGPGLAGSLLVGLSFAKALALALDIPLIGVNHLEGHIYSARIEAPHPPFPYLCLIVSGGHTQLVVVEDGFTHRLLGKTRDDAAGEAFDKVAKLLGLGYPGGPEIDRRAREGDPRFHAFPRPRLGPYEFSFSGLKTSVLYFLNAFAPEERRLFLEEHMADLCASFQQAIIDVLIAALRDAVAETGIRHAAIVGGVSANSALRAAAAEAAAGDGFSLYIPPLAYCMDNAAMIAITGYYKHRAGRHSPLTLTAAPDMAV; from the coding sequence ATGCCGGCTGAGCCTTTAATTCTGGGAATCGAAAGCTCCTGCGACGATACCGCCGCCGCCGTGGCGCGGGGTCCCGCGCTGTTGAGCAGCGTCATCTCGTCCCAATGGATCCATACCCAGTATGGCGGCGTCGTGCCCGAGCTGGCGTCGCGGGCGCATCAGCGCCTCATCGTGCCGATCGTGGAGACGGCGCTGCGGGATGCCGGCGTGACGCAGACCGACCTCGACGCCGTCGCGGTCACCTACGGCCCGGGCCTCGCCGGCTCGCTCCTCGTCGGTCTCAGCTTCGCCAAGGCCCTGGCGCTGGCGCTCGATATCCCCCTCATCGGCGTGAATCACCTCGAAGGCCACATCTATTCGGCGCGCATCGAAGCTCCGCATCCCCCGTTTCCGTACCTGTGCCTCATCGTTTCCGGCGGGCACACGCAGCTGGTGGTGGTAGAGGACGGCTTCACGCACCGGCTCCTGGGCAAGACGCGCGACGACGCGGCCGGCGAAGCGTTCGACAAGGTCGCCAAGCTGCTCGGTCTCGGCTATCCCGGCGGGCCGGAAATCGATCGGCGGGCGCGCGAAGGCGATCCGCGTTTCCATGCCTTCCCCCGGCCCCGCCTCGGTCCGTACGAGTTTTCCTTCAGTGGCCTGAAAACGTCGGTCTTGTATTTCCTCAATGCGTTCGCCCCCGAGGAGCGCCGGCTTTTCCTCGAGGAGCACATGGCGGATCTGTGCGCCTCGTTTCAACAGGCGATCATCGACGTGCTGATCGCGGCGCTCCGCGACGCGGTGGCGGAAACGGGTATCCGGCATGCCGCGATCGTCGGCGGCGTCTCTGCCAACAGTGCGCTCCGGGCCGCCGCCGCCGAGGCCGCTGCAGGGGACGGATTTTCGCTGTACATTCCCCCTCTCGCTTACTGTATGGACAATGCCGCGATGATCGCGATCACGGGGTATTACAAACATCGAGCGGGGCGGCACAGCCCCCTCACGCTGACCGCCGCGCCCGATATGGCCGTATGA
- a CDS encoding chorismate mutase — translation MLIETVQELLAPLANGRPSTPPSPTMDDIGPWRECIDALDRAIMHMLNERVVCANAIGQIKKVNGMGVYDPRREERVIQNVLEHNHGPLTNEAARRLFERIIDESRAAERHTYQADANEPEE, via the coding sequence ATGCTCATTGAAACGGTGCAAGAGCTACTGGCCCCGCTGGCCAACGGACGCCCCAGCACCCCGCCGTCGCCGACGATGGACGACATTGGCCCCTGGCGCGAATGCATCGACGCACTGGATCGCGCGATCATGCACATGCTCAACGAACGTGTCGTGTGCGCCAACGCCATCGGGCAGATCAAAAAAGTCAATGGCATGGGCGTTTACGATCCTCGCCGTGAGGAGCGTGTCATCCAGAACGTCCTCGAGCACAACCACGGCCCGCTGACCAACGAAGCGGCCCGCCGGCTGTTCGAGCGAATCATCGACGAGTCGCGTGCCGCCGAGCGGCACACGTACCAGGCAGACGCTAACGAACCCGAAGAGTGA
- the mltG gene encoding endolytic transglycosylase MltG: MRKKLLYASIPVALLLLGAAAFGYWVVFGTNTPAFEGERSVKIPPGSSFEAAQDSLVAAGLLERPWSFSMMASATGWGDQIKAGHYQFASGKSNRDLLDVLRRGLQAPVRITVPPGSRPRIVAEAIAGRMNFPPEDFLAALSDSSLAAELGTDTTRLFSYMLPETYFVYWLTDARAVVKKIKGEFDQFFTAEMRAAAEKRNLSVDDVLTVASIVEWETNHDPEKPRIAGVYLNRLRDGWRLDADPTIQYALLQLEGQRRRLFFKDYQLNHPYNTYKYRGLPPGPINNPSRTSIEAVVHPEAHKFMFFVALGDGTHTFTRTMSEHRRASQEFYNLMRNRRRQQAAEQQALESSGKD; the protein is encoded by the coding sequence ATGCGGAAAAAGCTCTTGTATGCGTCCATACCCGTCGCCCTGCTCCTGCTCGGAGCCGCCGCGTTCGGTTACTGGGTGGTTTTCGGAACCAATACGCCGGCCTTCGAGGGCGAGCGCAGCGTCAAGATCCCGCCGGGGTCTTCGTTCGAGGCGGCGCAGGATTCGCTCGTCGCCGCCGGCCTGCTGGAACGCCCGTGGAGTTTTTCGATGATGGCGTCCGCCACCGGCTGGGGTGACCAGATCAAGGCCGGCCACTACCAGTTCGCGTCGGGCAAGTCGAACCGCGATCTGCTTGATGTGCTTCGGCGCGGCCTGCAGGCTCCCGTGCGCATCACGGTACCGCCGGGCTCCCGCCCCCGGATCGTGGCCGAGGCCATCGCCGGCCGCATGAACTTTCCGCCGGAAGACTTTCTCGCCGCCCTGTCCGATTCGTCGCTCGCGGCCGAACTGGGTACGGATACGACCCGTCTGTTCAGCTACATGCTGCCGGAAACGTACTTCGTGTACTGGTTGACCGACGCCCGCGCGGTCGTCAAGAAGATCAAGGGCGAGTTCGATCAGTTTTTTACGGCGGAGATGCGCGCGGCGGCGGAGAAGCGAAACCTGTCCGTCGACGATGTCCTGACCGTCGCGTCGATCGTCGAGTGGGAAACCAACCACGACCCTGAAAAGCCCCGCATCGCGGGCGTCTACCTCAACCGGCTGCGCGATGGATGGCGTCTCGATGCGGATCCCACCATCCAGTATGCCCTGCTGCAGCTCGAAGGGCAGCGACGCCGGCTCTTTTTCAAGGATTACCAGCTCAACCACCCCTACAACACCTACAAATACCGGGGACTGCCGCCGGGGCCCATCAATAACCCGTCACGCACGTCCATCGAGGCGGTCGTCCATCCTGAGGCCCACAAATTCATGTTCTTCGTGGCCCTGGGCGACGGCACCCACACCTTCACCCGCACCATGAGCGAGCATCGACGCGCCTCGCAGGAATTCTACAACCTGATGCGCAATCGACGCCGGCAGCAGGCCGCCGAGCAACAGGCCCTGGAAAGCTCGGGTAAGGATTAG
- a CDS encoding outer membrane protein transport protein has product MWSLRAVAILFFVAAAGMARPAAAQTAEDALLFTQRSPAIGPRSLGLAGAGISGLADVSAFYNNPAGLGWLRQSQFTGGLSFLSAKDESLVDRNGFGNAFEDDLTKQRLGNLAALYKMPTRQGAFVIGASFHQTQTYDRSLGFTGLNGDGSITDVLLPFSDEFEVVDDNGVFSPRFFADLPEIAYLGGAIEFLGENVGTPNDLFYQAVNPGSTIEQTGDVLQEGTLKELSFGGAMEAARGVMVGVGLNFSFGTYEFDSLFEEYDVNGENTEDLYVVLDGDRAFSGFDRVTYNERFKSDLLGANLRLGVSADAGSGMRVGLTLETPTFYRVDEDFDTIITTDFDNGGSLSYGGQPGDIGRGTFEYEIRTPWRFGAGLSYSNAGFNILGDVEFVDWSQLEMDASLDQDYFQELNRTIRDNFQPVLNTRVGLEYQFDAFRVRGGVAFYPDPIDPGIRNADAGTIDRSKTYISAGFGYRFSDKLEIDFGWMRERQDDQYLPDFVDYTVQEIVKRDQFMVGLNILL; this is encoded by the coding sequence ATGTGGTCACTCCGCGCCGTAGCGATCCTTTTCTTCGTGGCCGCCGCCGGCATGGCGCGGCCCGCCGCCGCGCAAACCGCGGAGGATGCACTCCTGTTCACCCAGCGCAGCCCGGCCATCGGTCCCCGCTCGCTGGGTCTGGCCGGGGCCGGCATCAGCGGCCTGGCCGACGTGTCGGCGTTCTACAACAACCCGGCCGGCCTGGGCTGGCTGCGTCAGTCACAGTTCACGGGCGGCCTCAGCTTCCTGTCGGCCAAGGATGAGTCGCTGGTCGATCGCAACGGGTTTGGCAATGCGTTCGAGGACGACCTCACCAAGCAGCGGCTGGGCAATCTCGCGGCGCTCTACAAAATGCCGACGCGCCAGGGCGCGTTCGTCATCGGCGCATCGTTCCATCAGACGCAGACCTACGATCGTTCGCTCGGCTTCACCGGACTGAACGGCGACGGGTCGATCACCGATGTCCTTCTGCCTTTCTCCGATGAGTTCGAGGTGGTCGACGATAACGGCGTCTTCTCGCCCCGCTTTTTTGCGGACCTCCCCGAAATCGCGTATCTCGGCGGAGCCATCGAATTCCTGGGCGAAAACGTGGGCACGCCGAACGACCTCTTCTATCAGGCCGTGAATCCCGGCTCTACGATCGAACAGACGGGCGACGTGCTCCAGGAAGGCACCCTGAAAGAGCTCAGCTTCGGCGGCGCGATGGAGGCGGCGAGGGGCGTCATGGTCGGCGTCGGCCTCAACTTCTCCTTCGGCACGTACGAGTTCGACAGCCTCTTCGAGGAGTACGATGTCAACGGCGAGAACACGGAAGATCTGTATGTCGTCCTCGACGGCGATCGGGCCTTCAGCGGTTTCGATCGGGTCACGTATAATGAGCGCTTCAAGTCCGACCTGCTCGGCGCCAACCTCCGGCTCGGCGTGTCGGCGGACGCCGGCTCGGGCATGCGTGTCGGCCTCACGCTGGAGACGCCGACCTTCTACCGGGTCGACGAAGACTTCGACACCATCATCACCACCGATTTCGACAACGGCGGCTCCCTGTCGTACGGCGGCCAGCCCGGCGACATCGGCCGCGGCACGTTCGAGTACGAAATCAGGACGCCGTGGCGCTTTGGCGCCGGCCTGAGCTATTCGAATGCGGGCTTCAATATCCTCGGCGACGTCGAATTCGTGGACTGGTCGCAGCTGGAGATGGACGCCTCGCTGGATCAGGATTATTTCCAGGAGCTGAACCGGACGATCCGCGACAACTTCCAGCCCGTGCTCAATACCCGTGTCGGACTCGAGTATCAGTTTGATGCGTTCAGGGTTCGCGGCGGGGTGGCGTTTTACCCGGATCCGATCGATCCCGGCATCCGTAACGCCGACGCCGGCACGATCGATCGCAGCAAAACCTATATCTCCGCCGGCTTCGGCTACCGCTTCTCCGACAAGCTGGAGATCGACTTCGGCTGGATGCGCGAGCGCCAGGACGACCAGTACCTGCCCGACTTCGTCGACTACACCGTGCAGGAAATCGTCAAGCGCGACCAGTTCATGGTGGGCCTGAACATTCTGCTGTAG
- the proS gene encoding proline--tRNA ligase translates to MADVITPRIEDYAQWYIDVVRRAKLADYSPVRGSMIIRPNGFALWERLRDELDGMLKETGHENAYFPLFIPQSFLAREAQHVEGFAKECAVVTHSRLKMAEDGSGLIVDPDAALEENLVVRPTSETIIWDTYSKWIQSWRDLPILINQWANVVRWEMRTRLFLRTMEFLWQEGHTAHATRDEAMAETRLILDIYARLAEEYMAMPVIKGIKTASERFAGAEETFCIEALMQDGKALQAGTSHFLGQNFARAFNCQFQNKDNQLEYVWASSWGVSTRLIGGIIMTHSDDQGLVLPPRLAPTQVVIVPIPRKGQETEILEAAERLTRALKAAGVAVKLDASEAQRPGWKFSEYEVQGVPIRLAIGARDVENGVVEMARRDTFEKTSVPQDGLVAIVQQTLDAIQKNLFERALAYQRDMTTRVDSYGDFKEVLESKGGFLSAHWDGTAETEARIKEETRATIRCIPLDQEREDGVDLLTGKPSQGRVLFAKAY, encoded by the coding sequence ATGGCTGACGTTATCACGCCGCGCATCGAGGATTACGCCCAATGGTATATCGACGTGGTACGTCGCGCCAAGCTCGCCGACTATTCGCCGGTGCGCGGTTCGATGATCATCCGCCCCAACGGGTTTGCGCTCTGGGAGCGGCTGCGGGATGAACTCGACGGTATGTTAAAGGAGACGGGGCATGAAAACGCCTACTTTCCGCTCTTCATCCCTCAGTCTTTTCTCGCCCGGGAGGCGCAGCACGTCGAGGGCTTTGCCAAGGAGTGCGCCGTCGTCACCCATTCCCGTCTGAAAATGGCGGAAGATGGGTCGGGGCTGATCGTCGATCCGGACGCCGCGCTCGAAGAAAACCTGGTGGTTCGCCCCACGAGCGAGACCATCATCTGGGACACCTACAGCAAATGGATCCAGTCCTGGCGCGACCTCCCGATCCTGATCAACCAGTGGGCCAACGTGGTCCGTTGGGAGATGCGGACGCGCCTCTTCCTCCGCACCATGGAATTCCTCTGGCAGGAGGGCCACACCGCGCACGCCACCCGCGACGAGGCCATGGCGGAGACGCGGCTGATTCTGGATATCTATGCCCGCCTCGCCGAAGAGTATATGGCGATGCCGGTCATCAAAGGCATCAAGACGGCCAGCGAACGCTTCGCCGGCGCCGAAGAGACGTTCTGCATCGAGGCCCTCATGCAGGACGGCAAGGCGCTCCAGGCCGGCACGAGCCACTTTCTCGGCCAGAACTTCGCGCGCGCGTTCAACTGCCAGTTCCAGAACAAGGACAACCAGCTCGAATACGTCTGGGCCTCGTCCTGGGGCGTTTCGACGCGGCTCATCGGCGGCATCATCATGACGCATTCGGACGATCAGGGGCTCGTCCTGCCGCCCCGGCTCGCACCGACACAGGTCGTCATCGTGCCGATCCCGCGCAAGGGGCAGGAAACGGAGATCCTGGAAGCGGCCGAGCGCCTCACGCGCGCGCTGAAGGCTGCCGGCGTGGCCGTCAAGCTGGACGCCAGCGAGGCACAGCGCCCGGGTTGGAAATTCAGCGAATATGAAGTGCAGGGCGTGCCGATCCGGCTGGCGATCGGCGCACGCGACGTCGAAAACGGCGTCGTCGAGATGGCCCGGCGCGATACGTTCGAGAAAACGTCCGTCCCCCAGGACGGCCTCGTCGCCATCGTCCAGCAAACCCTCGACGCCATCCAGAAAAACCTGTTCGAGCGCGCGCTCGCGTATCAGCGGGACATGACGACGCGGGTGGACAGCTACGGCGACTTCAAGGAGGTGCTCGAATCGAAGGGCGGCTTCCTCTCCGCCCACTGGGACGGCACCGCTGAAACCGAGGCGCGCATCAAGGAAGAAACCAGGGCGACGATCCGGTGCATCCCGCTGGATCAGGAACGCGAAGACGGGGTCGACCTGCTGACCGGCAAGCCGTCGCAAGGCCGGGTGCTTTTTGCGAAAGCGTATTGA
- a CDS encoding adenylate/guanylate cyclase domain-containing protein encodes MPYKRTTLAIVFADISKSTQLFEAYGNERAREIVARALAILSTVTTSHEGRVIKTIGDEVMCTFEHIEQAVGATTRMPQAITEDPELAEIGMALRIGLHFGDVLSDEYDVYGDAVNVAARMVQLARPDQIITTRTTVDLLPNYQHSNLRGLGVAHVRGKKSEMEIYEVLWQPDMTDLTIMHGQLPLGGRTPKARLYLRYAEQDYKLEKGRFPFLMGRGEKNDLVVPHQSVSRTHASIEYQGGKFILIDRSTNGTFLQIRNEEKVFLHREQIHLRNEGVIMLGQDMEEEGGEAIHFQCTE; translated from the coding sequence ATGCCGTACAAGAGAACCACGCTCGCGATCGTATTCGCCGACATCAGCAAGAGCACGCAGTTGTTCGAAGCGTACGGCAACGAACGCGCGCGGGAGATCGTCGCGCGGGCGCTGGCTATCCTGTCTACGGTGACGACCTCGCATGAAGGCCGCGTCATCAAGACGATCGGCGACGAGGTGATGTGCACCTTCGAGCACATCGAACAGGCCGTGGGCGCGACGACGCGCATGCCCCAGGCCATCACCGAGGATCCCGAACTGGCGGAGATCGGCATGGCGCTCCGCATCGGTCTGCATTTTGGCGATGTGTTGAGCGACGAATACGACGTCTATGGCGACGCCGTCAACGTGGCCGCCCGGATGGTCCAACTGGCCCGCCCGGATCAGATCATCACCACCCGGACGACGGTCGACCTCCTCCCGAACTACCAGCATTCCAATCTCCGCGGCCTCGGCGTGGCGCACGTCCGGGGCAAAAAATCCGAGATGGAGATCTACGAGGTGCTCTGGCAGCCCGACATGACGGATCTGACCATCATGCACGGGCAGTTGCCGCTCGGAGGCCGGACGCCGAAGGCGCGGCTCTATCTCCGCTACGCCGAGCAGGATTACAAACTCGAAAAAGGGCGTTTCCCCTTCTTGATGGGGCGCGGCGAAAAAAACGACCTGGTCGTTCCCCATCAAAGCGTCTCGCGCACGCACGCCAGCATCGAGTACCAGGGCGGGAAGTTTATCCTGATCGACCGGAGCACCAACGGCACGTTTCTGCAGATTCGCAACGAAGAGAAGGTTTTTCTGCACCGCGAGCAGATCCATCTTCGCAACGAAGGCGTGATCATGCTCGGTCAGGATATGGAAGAGGAAGGCGGCGAGGCGATCCATTTTCAGTGTACGGAGTGA
- a CDS encoding sugar phosphate isomerase/epimerase family protein: protein MSSFSRRQFLQTTGSTLSLAALAGMSLRCGGNPPDQAAAGMAPARFNFSMCNECMQELPWVEQCRIMSDAGYTGVEVAAFTLVKESVNELGPIQRQELVRTMGDFGLECVGLHWLLAPPPQGLHFTTPDPVVRASTVQYLADLVDFCADLGGKVMIFGSPKQRNAVGIPVDEAKKYFAEGLALVADHAGERGVKILVETLDSSQTDVVNTMAESVEIVRTVNHPAIGTMFDYHNTLDETDSFETLIRRYFDQIDHIQIQEMDGRHLGTGDARTTYVDSFRALRELGYSGWISLEIFDFTPGGVVIAEESMAVLRALEAASV from the coding sequence ATGTCTAGCTTTTCACGTCGCCAGTTTCTCCAGACGACCGGCAGCACCCTGTCGCTCGCGGCGCTCGCCGGCATGTCGCTCCGCTGCGGTGGCAACCCACCGGATCAGGCGGCGGCCGGGATGGCGCCGGCCCGGTTCAACTTTTCGATGTGCAACGAATGCATGCAGGAGCTGCCCTGGGTGGAGCAGTGCCGGATCATGAGCGACGCCGGCTACACGGGCGTCGAGGTCGCCGCGTTCACGCTCGTCAAGGAGAGCGTCAACGAGCTGGGGCCGATCCAGCGGCAAGAGCTGGTGCGGACGATGGGCGACTTCGGTCTCGAGTGTGTGGGGCTGCACTGGCTGCTCGCGCCGCCTCCACAGGGGCTCCACTTCACGACGCCGGATCCCGTGGTCCGCGCGTCGACGGTGCAGTACCTCGCCGATCTCGTCGATTTTTGTGCGGATCTCGGCGGCAAGGTGATGATTTTCGGGTCGCCCAAACAGCGCAATGCCGTGGGGATTCCGGTGGACGAGGCGAAAAAATATTTCGCCGAAGGCCTGGCGCTCGTCGCCGATCACGCCGGCGAACGCGGCGTCAAAATCCTCGTCGAAACCCTGGACAGCTCGCAGACGGACGTCGTGAATACCATGGCGGAGTCGGTCGAAATCGTCCGTACGGTGAATCATCCCGCGATCGGCACCATGTTCGATTACCACAACACGCTCGACGAAACCGACTCCTTCGAAACGCTCATACGCCGCTATTTCGATCAAATCGATCATATCCAGATCCAGGAGATGGACGGCCGGCATCTCGGCACCGGCGACGCGCGCACCACGTATGTGGACAGCTTCCGCGCGCTGCGCGAACTGGGCTATTCCGGGTGGATTTCGCTCGAGATTTTCGATTTTACTCCCGGCGGCGTGGTGATCGCCGAAGAATCGATGGCCGTGCTGCGCGCCCTCGAGGCCGCCTCCGTCTGA